Proteins from a single region of Nomascus leucogenys isolate Asia chromosome 2, Asia_NLE_v1, whole genome shotgun sequence:
- the LRRTM2 gene encoding leucine-rich repeat transmembrane neuronal protein 2, with amino-acid sequence MGLHFKWPLGAPMLAAIYAMSMVLKMLPALGMACPPKCRCEKLLFYCDSQGFHSVPNATDKGSLGLSLRHNHITELERDQFASFSQLTWLHLDHNQISTVKEDAFQGLYKLKELILSSNKIFYLPNTTFTQLINLQNLDLSFNQLSSLHPELFYGLRKLQTLHLRSNSLRTIPVRLFWDCRSLEFLDLSTNRLRSLARNGFAGLIKLRELHLEHNQLTKINFAHFLRLSSLHTLFLQWNKISNLTCGMEWTWGTLEKLDLTGNEIKAIDLTVFETMPNLKILLMDNNKLNSLDSKILNSLRSLTTVGLSGNLWECSARICALASWLGSFQGRWEHSILCHSPDHTQGEDILDAVHGFQLCWNLSTTVTVMATTYRDPTTEYTKRISSSSYHVGDKEIPTTAGIAVTTEEHFPEPDNAIFTQRVITGTMALLFSFFFIIFIVFISRKCCPPTLRRIRQCSMVQNHRQLRSQTRLHMSNMSDQGPYNEYEPTHEGPFIIINGYGQCKCQQLPYKECEV; translated from the coding sequence GCTTACATTTCAAGTGGCCATTAGGGGCCCCTATGCTGGCAGCAATATATGCAATGagtatggttttaaaaatgctgCCTGCCCTGGGTATGGCGTGTCCACCCAAATGCCGCTGCGAGAAGCTGCTCTTCTACTGCGACTCTCAGGGCTTCCACTCAGTGCCAAACGCCACAGACAAGGGCTCTCTGGGCCTGTCCCTGAGGCACAATCACATCACAGAGCTCGAAAGAGATCAATTTGCCAGCTTCAGTCAACTTACTTGGCTCCACTTAGATCACAATCAAATTTCAACAGTAAAAGAAGATGCTTTTCAAGGACTATATAAACTTAAGGAATTAATCTTAAGTTccaacaaaatattttacttgcCAAACACAACTTTTACTCAACTGATTAACCTGCAAAATTTGGACCTGTCTTTTAATCAGCTGTCATCTCTGCACCCAGAGCTCTTCTATGGCCTTCGGAAGCTGCAGACCTTGCATTTACGTTCCAACTCCCTGCGGACTATCCCAGTACGCCTGTTCTGGGACTGTCGTAGTCTGGAGTTTCTGGATTTGAGCACAAACCGTTTGCGAAGTTTGGCTCGCAATGGATTTGCAGGATTAATTAAACTGAGAGAGCTTCACCTAGAGCACAACCAGCTGACGAAGATTAATTTTGCTCATTTCCTACGGCTAAGCAGTCTGCACACACTCTTCTTACAATGGAACAAAATCAGCAACTTGACATGTGGGATGGAGTGGACCTGGGGCACTTTAGAAAAGCTAGACCTGACTGGAAATGAAATCAAAGCCATCGACTTGACAGTGTTTGAAACGATGCCTAATCTTAAAATACTCCTCATGGATAACAACAAGTTAAACAGCCTTGATTCCAAGATCTTAAACTCCCTGAGATCCCTCACAACCGTTGGCCTCTCTGGCAATCTGTGGGAATGCAGCGCCCGAATATGTGCTCTGGCCTCCTGGCTGGGCAGTTTCCAAGGTCGGTGGGAGCACTCCATCCTATGCCACAGTCCTGACCACACCCAAGGAGAGGATATTCTAGATGCAGTCCACGGATTTCAGCTCTGCTGGAATTTGTCAACCACTGTCACTGTCATGGCTACAACTTATAGAGATCCAACCactgaatatacaaaaagaaTAAGCTCATCAAGTTACCATGTGGGAGACAAAGAAATCCCAACTACTGCAGGCATAGCAGTTACTACCGAGGAACACTTTCCTGAACCAGACAATGCCATCTTCACTCAGCGGGTAATTACGGGAACAAtggctttattgttttctttcttttttattatttttatagtgttCATCTCCAGGAAGTGCTGCCCTCCCACTTTAAGAAGAATTAGGCAGTGCTCAATGGTTCAGAACCACAGGCAGCTCCGATCCCAAACACGACTCCATATGTCAAACATGTCAGACCAAGGACCGTATAATGAATATGAACCCACCCATGAAGGACCCTTCATCATCATTAATGGTTATGGACAGTGCAAGTGTCAGCAGCTGCCATACAAAGAATGTGAAGTATAA